One genomic region from Sphingomonas paeninsulae encodes:
- the ilvC gene encoding ketol-acid reductoisomerase yields the protein MRVYYDRDADIGLIKNKKIAIIGYGSQGHAHAQNLKDSGILDVAVALREGSATAAKAINAGFKVMTNADAAKWADIVMILAPDEHQAGIYADDLAANLKDGATIAFAHGLNVHFGLIEPRADLDVIMIAPKGPGHTVRSEYQRGGGVPCLIAVEQDSSGNAHDIALAYASAVGGGRSGIIETNFREECETDLFGEQAVLCGGLTHLIQAGFETLTEAGYAPEMAYFECLHEVKLIVDLMYEGGIANMRYSISNTAEYGDITTGPRIITSETKAEMKRVLNDIQQGRFVKNFVLDNRAGQPELKAARKLAAAHPIEKVGAELRAMMPWIGANKLVDKAKN from the coding sequence ATGCGCGTATATTACGACCGGGATGCCGACATCGGCCTGATCAAGAACAAGAAAATTGCGATTATCGGCTATGGCAGTCAAGGCCACGCCCACGCCCAGAACCTCAAGGATTCGGGCATTCTCGACGTTGCAGTTGCTCTGCGTGAAGGCTCGGCAACCGCTGCCAAGGCAATTAACGCTGGCTTCAAGGTCATGACCAACGCCGACGCTGCAAAGTGGGCTGACATCGTCATGATCCTCGCTCCCGATGAGCATCAGGCTGGCATCTACGCCGACGACCTCGCCGCGAACCTGAAGGACGGCGCAACCATCGCTTTCGCCCACGGCCTGAACGTGCATTTCGGCCTGATCGAGCCCCGCGCCGATCTCGACGTAATCATGATCGCGCCAAAGGGACCGGGCCACACCGTTCGCAGCGAATATCAGCGCGGTGGCGGCGTTCCCTGCCTTATCGCAGTTGAGCAGGACTCCAGCGGTAACGCCCATGACATCGCGCTGGCCTATGCCTCCGCGGTAGGCGGCGGTCGTTCGGGCATTATCGAAACCAACTTCCGCGAAGAGTGCGAAACCGATCTATTCGGCGAACAGGCCGTGCTCTGCGGTGGTCTCACCCACTTGATCCAGGCTGGTTTCGAGACGCTGACCGAAGCGGGCTACGCTCCTGAAATGGCGTATTTCGAATGCCTGCATGAAGTGAAGCTGATCGTCGACCTGATGTATGAGGGTGGCATCGCCAACATGCGTTATTCGATCAGCAACACCGCGGAATATGGCGATATCACAACTGGTCCACGCATCATCACTTCGGAAACGAAGGCGGAGATGAAGCGTGTCCTGAATGATATTCAGCAGGGTCGTTTCGTAAAGAACTTCGTGCTCGACAACCGTGCCGGCCAGCCTGAACTAAAGGCCGCCCGCAAGCTTGCTGCGGCTCATCCCATTGAGAAAGTCGGCGCTGAACTTCGTGCGATGATGCCATGGATCGGAGCCAACAAGCTGGTCGAC
- the ilvN gene encoding acetolactate synthase small subunit, with product MHILETVSERHTLSVIVDNESGVLARIAGMFSARGYNIESLTVADISEDDAVSRITIVTTGTPAVIEQVVAQLDRLVPVHRVTDLTVLGDHVERELALVKVAGTGENRIEALRLAEVFRANVVDTTIGSFVFEVTGASTKIDRFIALMREVGLVEVARTGIVAIARGREAA from the coding sequence ATGCACATTCTTGAAACCGTTTCCGAACGACACACCCTCTCGGTAATCGTCGACAATGAATCCGGCGTTCTCGCCCGGATCGCCGGTATGTTCTCGGCGCGCGGCTATAATATCGAAAGCCTCACCGTCGCCGACATCAGCGAAGATGATGCCGTCAGCCGCATCACCATCGTCACCACCGGCACCCCCGCGGTCATCGAACAGGTTGTTGCCCAACTCGATCGTCTGGTCCCCGTCCATCGCGTCACCGACCTCACCGTACTGGGCGATCACGTGGAACGCGAACTCGCCTTGGTAAAGGTCGCGGGCACTGGCGAAAACCGGATCGAGGCCCTGCGCCTTGCTGAAGTGTTCCGCGCCAACGTCGTCGATACCACCATCGGTAGCTTCGTTTTCGAAGTCACTGGAGCCTCCACAAAGATTGATCGGTTCATCGCTTTGATGCGCGAAGTCGGTCTTGTCGAAGTTGCCCGCACCGGGATCGTCGCCATCGCGCGCGGTCGCGAGGCAGCTTAA